The following proteins come from a genomic window of Streptomyces sp. GS7:
- a CDS encoding Mut7-C RNAse domain-containing protein produces MNGPEIDLTFAPELHIFVGAERSAGRTPLVTDGASTLGHVVESLGVPLTEVGRLVVDGAEAPVSHIPSAGESVEVQAVERPQHIPGAPLRFLLDVHLGTLARRLRLLGVDAAYTNEDPGDAALAALSAKERRVLLSRDRGLLQRREIWAGAYVYSDRPDDQLRDVLGRFAPVLAPWTRCTACNGRLAAADKDAVQEQLQHGTQRTYDVFAQCTACGRVYWRGAHHARLEAIVEEALRGSGG; encoded by the coding sequence GTGAACGGACCCGAAATCGATCTCACCTTCGCCCCTGAGCTGCATATTTTCGTCGGGGCGGAGCGCAGCGCCGGCCGTACGCCCCTGGTGACGGACGGGGCGTCGACGCTCGGGCATGTCGTCGAGTCGCTCGGCGTCCCGCTCACCGAGGTCGGGCGGCTGGTGGTGGACGGCGCGGAGGCTCCCGTCTCCCACATCCCGAGCGCGGGCGAGAGCGTCGAGGTCCAGGCCGTCGAGCGTCCGCAGCACATTCCGGGCGCGCCCCTGCGGTTCCTGCTCGATGTCCACCTCGGGACCCTCGCGCGGCGGCTGCGACTGCTCGGTGTCGACGCCGCGTACACGAACGAGGACCCTGGCGATGCCGCGCTGGCCGCGCTCTCCGCCAAGGAGCGCCGGGTACTGCTCTCCCGGGACCGGGGGCTGCTGCAACGCCGGGAGATCTGGGCCGGGGCGTATGTCTACAGCGACCGGCCGGACGACCAACTCCGGGACGTACTGGGCCGGTTCGCCCCCGTCCTCGCTCCCTGGACCCGCTGTACGGCGTGCAACGGCCGGCTGGCCGCCGCCGACAAGGACGCGGTCCAGGAGCAGCTTCAGCACGGCACGCAGCGCACGTACGACGTCTTCGCACAGTGCACCGCGTGCGGACGGGTCTACTGGCGCGGCGCGCACCACGCCCGCCTGGAGGCCATCGTCGAGGAGGCGCTGCGGGGGAGCGGCGGCTGA